The proteins below are encoded in one region of Lactuca sativa cultivar Salinas chromosome 3, Lsat_Salinas_v11, whole genome shotgun sequence:
- the LOC111898526 gene encoding uncharacterized protein LOC111898526, with the protein MAMLKNMDRRMSKMDQTIHAIRVGCENCNGPHLTRDCNLDENGNKKVQVCYSSGDRYDEHWRKPKKEWIPYEEYKKAEEEKFRQKGRGFSQKEEPAQERKPSLEEMLTKFVVASEMRHSDHDAAIQETRTMLRNQQASIHNIETQLGQLAQQINQRSSGEFPSKTENNPRGTHINIVTTRSGKIITPLAPIQNEAPKELQKEDAKTLDQNPNLQSAEPPRRVQNMDSTSPLQNPKERILEKPFLPPLPYPTRARSEKQEEEYHKFLDHIKALQINIPFIEVVAQMLKYAKFLKELLTNRRKMEEVKKVVLNENFSAAMLNQLPKKKGDPGSLTLPCQFGNLATIHALADSGASVNLMPYSFFKKLDLPEPRPIRMAIHLANKTVTFPRGLCEDLLVKVDKFVLPKDFIILDMEADPQVPIILGRPFLNTASAIVDMRDSKLTLRVTDDSVTFGVDQAMKYARNSDDMVFSIDMLDELMEECESEDPNKSTVFDKEFDAEKDLMEIERLLEEAEFEELMKQFDRSTRRVGPIYSSSLSEEKMEFVNSAANSPSPLPALGEYNQQNPKTELKTLPEHLEYAFLEDGRQKTVIIASDLSESEKEELVQVLKKRNWAIAWSITDINGMSPSYCSHKINLEE; encoded by the coding sequence ATGGCCATGTTGAAAAATATGGATAGGAGGATGAGCAAAATGGACCAAACGATACATGCTATACGGGTGGGGTGTGAAAACTGCAATGGGCCTCATCTTACTAGAGACTGCAACTTGGATGAAAATGGCAACAAGAAGGTGCAAGTTTGTTACTCAAGTGGGGACCGATATGATGAACATTGGCGAAAACCAAAGAAAGAGTGGATcccttatgaagagtacaagaaggCTGAGGAGGAGAAGTTCAGGCAGAAAGGAAGAGGTTTTTCCCAAAAGGAGGAGCCAGCACAAGAaagaaaaccaagtttggaagAAATGCTTACCAAATTTGTAGTTGCTTCAGAAATGAGACATAGTGATCATGATGCTGCAATTCAAGAAACAAGGACAATGCTTAGAAACCAGCAAGCATCTATCCACAACATAGAAACGCAGCTAgggcaacttgctcaacaaatcaaccaaagaTCATCGGGCGAATTTCCTAGTAAAACTGAAAATAACCCACGAGGAACACATATAAACATAGTcacaacaagaagtgggaagataatCACTCCTCTGGCCCCTATTCAGAATGAAGCACCTAAAGAATTGCAGAAGGAGGATGCAAAAACTCTAGACCAAAATCCAAACCTTCAATCTGCAGAGCCtcctcgccgagtccagaatatggactcgacgagtccacttcaAAACCCGAAAGAGCGGATTCTTGAAAAGCCATTTCTGCCTCCATTGCCATATCCAACCAGAGCTAGGAGTGAAAAGCAGGAAGAGGAGTACCATAAGTTTCTTGATCATATCAAAgctcttcaaatcaacataccCTTCATCGAAGTTGTCGCACAAATGCTAAAATATGCAaaattccttaaggaacttctcacgaatagaaGAAAGATGGAGGAAGTGAAAAAGGTAGTTCTTAATGAGAACTTCTCAGCTGCCATGCTAAATCAACTACCAAAGAAGAAGGGTGACCCGGGGAGCTTGACTTTGCCTTGCCAATTTGGTAACTTGGCTACTATTCATGCTTTGGCCGATTCGGGAGCAAGTGTGAACCTCATGCCATATTCATTCTTCAAGAAGCTGGATCTCCCGGAACCAAGGCCAATTCGTATGGCGATTCACTTGGCAAACAAGACAGTCACTTTTCCAAGAGGCTTATGTGAAGACTTATTGGTCAAGGTGGACAAGTTTGTATTACCCAAAGATTTCATAATTCTAGACATGGAGGCGGATCCTCAAGTCCCGATCATCCTTGGAAGACCTTTCCTCAACACTGCAAGTGCTATAGTAGACATGAGGGACTCGAAGCTTACTTTACGGGTAACAGACGACTCAGTCACTTTTGGGGTTGATCAAGCAATGAAGTATGCAAGGAATAGTGATGACATGGTGTTCTCAATTGACATGCTTGATGAATTAATGGAGGAGTGCGAAAGTGAAGATCCCAACAAGTCCACCGTTTTTGATAAAGAATTTGATGCTGAAAAAGACTTAATGGAGATCGAGAGGCTGCTGGAAGAAGCTGAGTTTGAAGAATTAATGAAACAATTTGAcagatcaactcgccgagtagggccgatctactcgtcgagtctaagcgaAGAAAAAATGGAATTCGTGAATTcagctgccaactcgccgagtcccttacctGCACTTGGCGAGTACAACCAACAGAACCCAAAAACTGAGCTCAAAACGTTACCAGAACATTTGGAGTATGCTTTCCTTGAAGATGGCCGACAAAAGACAGTTATCATAGCCTCTGACCTTTCcgaatctgaaaaagaagaactaGTTCAAGTTTTGAAGAAGCGAAACTGGGCCATAGCATGGAGCATTACCGACATCAACGGAATGAGCCCCTCTTATTGTTCTCACAAGATTAATCTGGAAGAATGA